AAAAAATATTATTGGCTTAGGTGTTGAAGAAAATTCGAATTTAAAATATAAAGTTGAGGCTATTGTAAATTTTAATCTAAACATAGATACGAATGTATTAGAGAATTATGATATAAAAGATAAAGTTTCAATTAATCATGATATAAGCTCATATAAAAAAGTAAACTAAACATAAGAAAAAATAACTTAGTATAAATGAATAAGCAACAAAATAACTTTATATATTTATTACTAAAAAAGTAAGTAAACCAATAGAAGATATGGAGAATAAATATTATGTATATTTATGATTTATTAGAACAAGCAATAAATTTAAACGCATCAGATATACACATAACAGTTGGTACAAATCCTGTAGCTAGAGTAAAAGGTGGATTTGTAAAACTAAGTGAACAAATTTTGACACCAGAGATGACAATACAAATGGCCAAAGACATAGCAGGGGAATCTATGTTTAAAGTAATAGAAGAACATGGAGAAGCTGATTTTTCAGCTTCTCTAAACACTGGAGAAAGATTCAGGGTAAACTCATATAGACAAAAAGGAAATTATGCAATAGCAATAAGAACTATAACAGCAGAAATACCAACTTTTGAGAAACTAGGACTTCCAGAAAATATAAAATCCTTTACTGAAAGACACAAAGGATTAGTTTTAGTTACAGGGCCTACAGGAAGTGGTAAAAGTACAACACTTGCAAGTATGATAAATATAATAAATGAAACGCAACAAAAACATATAATTACACTAGAAGACCCAATAGAGTATGTCCATCACCATAAACAAAGTTTAGTAAACCAAAGAGAAGTAGGAACTGATACAGAAAGTTTTC
This sequence is a window from Clostridioides difficile. Protein-coding genes within it:
- a CDS encoding type IV pilus twitching motility protein PilT produces the protein MYIYDLLEQAINLNASDIHITVGTNPVARVKGGFVKLSEQILTPEMTIQMAKDIAGESMFKVIEEHGEADFSASLNTGERFRVNSYRQKGNYAIAIRTITAEIPTFEKLGLPENIKSFTERHKGLVLVTGPTGSGKSTTLASMINIINETQQKHIITLEDPIEYVHHHKQSLVNQREVGTDTESFHSALRAILRQDPDVILIGEMRDPETVSIALTAAETGHLVFSTLHTVGAAKTIDRIVDMFQPAQQQQIKTQLSTVCEGVVSQQLLPTSDGKGRIAAIELMFATPAIKNLIREGKTYQIPNMIQTGVKAGMKTMDQDLMELYKSGKITKDMALSRCTDQEFMTRMIGGVSYNGNYSR